From the genome of Schaalia dentiphila ATCC 17982, one region includes:
- a CDS encoding Mrp/NBP35 family ATP-binding protein, translating into MPVTLESVMEALGQVIDPEIRRPITDLNMVTPDLVTIDGSSVAVKVLLTTAGCPLRTQITKDVTERVSAVEGVDNVSVEMGVMDEAQKKALREKLNGGRPEREIPFSRPDSLTRVIAVTSGKGGVGKSSMTANLAAALAAQGLKVGVMDADIYGFSIPRMLGVDHDPQVIDGMMIPPVGAGGVKVISIGMFVPDGQAVIWRGPMLHRALQQFLADVFWGDLDVLLIDMPPGTGDVAISIAQLLPNSEILVVTTPQVAAAEVAERAGSIASQTNQKVIGVVENMSFLPQPDGSRLEIFGAGGGESVSQRLTAQLGYSVPLLAQVPLDIALREGGDRGEPVAVASGPAAEQLTALAKRLSSVNRGLAGRPLGVSPIQH; encoded by the coding sequence ATGCCAGTCACGCTTGAATCCGTCATGGAGGCTCTCGGCCAGGTCATCGACCCCGAGATCCGCCGCCCCATCACCGACCTCAACATGGTGACCCCCGACCTGGTCACGATCGACGGCTCCTCCGTCGCCGTCAAGGTCCTGCTCACCACCGCCGGATGCCCCCTGCGCACCCAGATCACCAAGGACGTCACCGAGCGCGTGAGCGCCGTCGAAGGCGTCGACAACGTCTCGGTCGAGATGGGCGTCATGGACGAGGCCCAGAAGAAGGCGCTGCGCGAGAAGCTCAACGGCGGTCGCCCCGAGCGCGAGATCCCCTTCTCTCGCCCCGACTCCCTCACGCGCGTCATCGCCGTCACCTCGGGTAAGGGCGGCGTCGGCAAGTCCTCCATGACCGCGAACCTGGCCGCCGCGCTGGCCGCGCAGGGCCTCAAGGTCGGCGTCATGGACGCGGACATCTACGGCTTCTCGATCCCGCGCATGCTCGGCGTGGACCACGACCCGCAGGTCATCGACGGCATGATGATCCCGCCCGTGGGCGCCGGCGGCGTCAAGGTCATCTCGATCGGTATGTTCGTTCCCGACGGCCAGGCCGTCATCTGGCGCGGCCCCATGCTCCACCGTGCCCTTCAGCAGTTCCTCGCAGACGTGTTCTGGGGCGACCTGGACGTCCTGCTCATCGACATGCCTCCGGGCACGGGCGACGTCGCGATCTCGATCGCGCAGCTGCTGCCCAACTCAGAGATCCTCGTCGTGACGACCCCGCAGGTCGCGGCCGCCGAGGTTGCCGAGCGCGCCGGTTCCATCGCCTCGCAGACGAACCAGAAGGTCATCGGTGTCGTCGAAAACATGTCCTTCCTGCCCCAGCCCGACGGCTCGCGCCTGGAGATCTTCGGCGCGGGAGGCGGCGAGTCCGTCTCGCAGCGCCTGACCGCGCAGCTGGGCTACTCTGTGCCGCTGCTAGCCCAGGTGCCCCTCGACATCGCGCTGCGTGAGGGCGGCGACCGTGGCGAGCCCGTCGCCGTCGCCTCGGGCCCTGCCGCCGAGCAGCTCACGGCCCTCGCCAAGCGGCTCTCGTCGGTGAACCGCGGCCTGGCGGGCCGCCCCCTCGGGGTCTCCCCCATCCAGCACTGA
- a CDS encoding O-methyltransferase, which translates to MADKAQTWVYTEDYVAESDALTAARAVATEMGASPVSAGTGAALRMLAAVSGARAVLEVGTGAGVSGLWLLDGMAADGVLTTIDSESELLGHARRNFAAAGLSSHRTRLIAGRALDVLPRMAARGYDMVVLDGDLEETPQYLDHAVRILRPGGTIAFVHALWRDQVADPARRDAHTVVAREVVNYLRDSDEFVPTLLPVGDGLAVAVKR; encoded by the coding sequence ATGGCGGACAAGGCCCAGACGTGGGTGTACACCGAGGACTACGTGGCGGAAAGCGACGCGCTGACCGCCGCACGCGCCGTCGCTACCGAAATGGGCGCTTCCCCCGTATCCGCTGGCACCGGCGCAGCCCTGCGCATGCTGGCGGCCGTCTCCGGCGCCCGCGCGGTCCTGGAAGTGGGCACGGGCGCGGGTGTGTCCGGCCTGTGGCTGCTGGACGGCATGGCTGCCGACGGCGTCCTCACGACGATCGACTCCGAGTCTGAACTCCTGGGCCACGCGCGCCGCAACTTCGCTGCTGCAGGCCTATCCTCGCATCGCACGCGCCTCATCGCCGGGCGCGCTCTCGACGTGCTGCCGCGCATGGCTGCTCGCGGCTACGACATGGTCGTCCTGGACGGCGACCTGGAGGAAACCCCTCAGTACCTCGATCACGCGGTGCGTATCCTGCGCCCCGGTGGAACGATCGCTTTCGTGCACGCCCTGTGGCGCGACCAGGTGGCCGACCCCGCGCGTCGCGACGCGCACACCGTGGTCGCCCGCGAGGTGGTCAACTACCTGCGCGACTCCGATGAGTTCGTGCCCACGCTACTGCCCGTCGGTGACGGCCTGGCGGTCGCCGTGAAGCGCTGA
- a CDS encoding DUF3117 domain-containing protein — translation MAAMKPRTGDGPLEVSAEGRGIVMRIPSEGGGRLVIELNEQEAAELAEALGAAI, via the coding sequence ATGGCAGCAATGAAGCCTCGCACGGGGGATGGACCCCTCGAAGTCAGCGCCGAAGGGCGCGGTATCGTCATGCGCATTCCCAGCGAAGGGGGCGGTCGGCTCGTCATTGAGCTGAACGAGCAGGAGGCGGCGGAACTCGCCGAAGCTCTCGGAGCGGCCATCTGA
- a CDS encoding TIGR00730 family Rossman fold protein, with translation MTKPTHTYRRGSIVLRGDQIPRMTSDASLLQSDQSADWKHEDPWRVLRIQSEFVEGFEALAEVGPAISVFGSARTRPDEPLYECAQRIGELLVDRGYAVITGGGPGMMEAANRGAWEAGGTSIGLGIELPHEQGLNQWVNLGVNFRYFFARKTMFVKYSRGFIVMPGGFGTMDELFESATLVQTGKIRSFPVVLVGTDYWSGLVDWIRSSMVDAGMISPGDVDLLRVVDDPEEAVRLATGA, from the coding sequence ATGACCAAGCCGACGCACACCTACCGCCGCGGATCCATCGTCCTGCGAGGCGACCAGATCCCGCGCATGACCTCGGACGCATCGCTGCTCCAGTCCGACCAGAGCGCGGACTGGAAGCACGAGGACCCGTGGCGGGTCCTACGCATCCAGTCCGAGTTCGTCGAGGGCTTCGAGGCCCTCGCGGAGGTCGGCCCCGCCATCTCGGTGTTCGGTTCCGCTCGCACCCGCCCCGACGAGCCCCTCTACGAGTGCGCCCAGCGCATCGGTGAGCTCCTCGTGGATCGCGGCTACGCCGTCATCACGGGCGGCGGCCCCGGCATGATGGAAGCGGCGAACCGCGGCGCATGGGAGGCCGGCGGAACGTCGATCGGCCTGGGTATCGAGCTGCCCCACGAGCAGGGCTTGAACCAGTGGGTGAACCTGGGCGTTAACTTCCGCTACTTCTTCGCTCGTAAGACCATGTTCGTCAAGTACTCGCGGGGTTTCATCGTGATGCCCGGGGGGTTTGGGACCATGGATGAGCTCTTCGAGTCCGCGACCCTCGTGCAGACGGGGAAGATCCGTTCCTTCCCGGTGGTCCTCGTGGGGACCGACTACTGGTCGGGCCTGGTCGATTGGATCCGCTCCTCGATGGTCGATGCCGGGATGATCTCGCCCGGCGACGTGGACCTGCTCCGCGTCGTGGATGACCCGGAGGAGGCCGTGCGTCTAGCGACGGGTGCCTAG
- the dapE gene encoding succinyl-diaminopimelate desuccinylase: MQLTNLTDPVELTRQMIDIPSVSGDEGPLADAVEAALLDAGFGSVPSLEILRDGDAVCARTCLGLDQRVVLAGHLDTVPIADNVPGRFEERDGATVLWGRGSVDMLGGCAATLALACEAGAVLRSSDEAALNADVTWVFYDHEEVASHLNGLGRVQRNHPEWLVGDLALLGEPTAAQVEGGCNGTLRVIAHFPGRASHSARAWMGVNAIHAMAPVIERIAAYGNPVVTVDGLEFRESLSVVRVAGGIANNVIPEAASMTVNYRFAPSTRADDALEWVRGLFEGTGATVEIDDLCEGARPGADSDVAQRFLSVARQVAASRGEELQLSAKVGWTDVARFTQAGVPAMNFGPGDPLLAHTRDEHTPVSDIVKVHDTLRAFVLAQPAPTPAPHREA; the protein is encoded by the coding sequence ATGCAGCTGACGAACCTGACGGACCCGGTCGAGCTCACGCGCCAAATGATCGACATTCCCTCGGTGTCGGGAGACGAAGGGCCCCTGGCTGACGCCGTCGAGGCGGCCCTGCTCGATGCCGGATTCGGATCGGTCCCATCCCTGGAGATCCTGCGCGACGGTGATGCCGTCTGCGCGCGGACTTGTCTCGGCCTCGACCAGCGCGTGGTTCTCGCCGGGCATCTCGACACCGTCCCCATCGCCGACAATGTCCCCGGTCGCTTCGAGGAGCGCGACGGGGCCACGGTCCTGTGGGGTCGTGGGTCTGTCGACATGCTTGGAGGCTGCGCGGCGACACTCGCGCTCGCGTGCGAGGCTGGCGCTGTCCTCCGTTCCAGCGACGAGGCTGCGCTGAACGCCGACGTCACCTGGGTCTTCTACGATCACGAGGAGGTCGCCTCCCACCTGAACGGCCTGGGGCGCGTCCAGCGCAACCACCCCGAATGGCTGGTCGGCGACCTGGCGCTGTTGGGCGAGCCCACCGCCGCCCAGGTGGAAGGCGGCTGCAACGGCACGCTGCGCGTCATTGCACACTTCCCGGGGCGCGCCTCGCACTCGGCTCGCGCGTGGATGGGCGTCAACGCGATCCACGCGATGGCTCCCGTCATCGAGCGTATCGCCGCCTACGGAAACCCTGTCGTTACCGTCGATGGCCTTGAATTCCGCGAATCCCTCTCGGTCGTACGCGTCGCGGGCGGTATCGCCAACAACGTAATTCCCGAGGCTGCGTCGATGACCGTCAACTACCGCTTCGCTCCCTCCACGCGCGCGGACGATGCCCTGGAGTGGGTGCGCGGGCTCTTCGAGGGCACGGGCGCCACGGTCGAGATCGATGACCTGTGCGAAGGGGCCAGGCCGGGAGCGGACTCTGACGTCGCCCAGCGCTTCCTGTCGGTCGCCCGCCAGGTCGCGGCCTCGCGGGGTGAGGAGCTGCAGCTGAGTGCAAAGGTCGGCTGGACCGACGTCGCGCGCTTCACCCAGGCCGGCGTGCCCGCCATGAACTTCGGCCCCGGTGACCCGCTACTGGCGCACACGCGCGACGAACATACGCCCGTATCCGATATCGTGAAGGTGCACGACACGCTGCGAGCGTTCGTGCTCGCGCAGCCGGCACCGACGCCTGCACCACACAGGGAGGCATGA
- a CDS encoding BMP family ABC transporter substrate-binding protein, with the protein MNKRTIAALATTATAASLALGACSTTPAATPAASAKVCAAISGAHGDAATDPVATALASAANDASVAFESASGQEAPASLVTSGCTLIVGADSTMAASISEAARSNPKVRFALVGASFVDSKGAATTLKNGSVVDVDASQAAYLAGYASAGMTTTGTLAVIGGERDNVTSSQMSAFSQGVDAYNLANGTSITVLGWNPVTSDGTYAGSANEVRTATADALSQGADIIAPFAGEANEGAARAVTEAANPTVRLVWSGLTKNDLKGLTRDEAQSAETAPMSGQSGGSVTQQVDTQSFADAFSYIQIADEVRSAIGAPVLTGVVVDYKAAMDTLIAQASAGEKASVVPVSLASGGVILTGFGAYTPMLSSELKLGLSDMVGQIETGGMVISTPFDV; encoded by the coding sequence GTGAACAAGCGGACCATCGCCGCGCTCGCAACCACCGCGACCGCGGCCTCCTTGGCCCTTGGAGCTTGCTCGACCACGCCCGCCGCCACCCCCGCAGCCTCCGCGAAAGTCTGCGCCGCCATCTCCGGAGCCCACGGCGACGCCGCCACGGACCCCGTCGCGACCGCTCTCGCGAGCGCCGCGAACGACGCGTCTGTCGCTTTCGAGTCGGCCAGCGGGCAGGAGGCACCGGCCTCGCTCGTGACCTCCGGCTGCACGCTGATCGTGGGCGCGGACTCGACCATGGCCGCCTCGATCTCCGAGGCCGCACGTTCCAACCCGAAGGTTCGCTTCGCCCTCGTGGGCGCCTCCTTCGTTGACTCCAAGGGTGCCGCGACCACTCTGAAGAACGGCTCGGTCGTCGACGTGGACGCCTCGCAGGCCGCCTACCTGGCCGGCTACGCCTCCGCGGGCATGACGACCACGGGCACGCTCGCCGTCATCGGCGGAGAGCGTGACAACGTCACCAGCTCGCAGATGTCCGCGTTCTCCCAGGGCGTGGACGCCTACAACCTGGCCAACGGCACGTCGATCACGGTGCTCGGCTGGAACCCCGTGACGAGCGACGGCACGTACGCGGGCAGCGCCAACGAGGTGCGCACGGCGACCGCCGACGCGCTCTCTCAAGGCGCCGACATCATCGCCCCCTTCGCCGGTGAGGCCAACGAGGGCGCCGCGCGCGCCGTCACCGAGGCCGCCAACCCGACCGTGCGCCTTGTGTGGTCGGGCCTGACGAAGAACGACCTGAAGGGCCTGACTCGCGACGAGGCCCAGTCGGCTGAGACCGCACCGATGTCCGGCCAGTCCGGCGGGTCGGTGACGCAGCAGGTGGACACGCAGTCATTCGCGGACGCGTTCAGCTACATCCAGATCGCCGACGAGGTCCGCTCCGCCATCGGCGCTCCCGTGCTGACGGGCGTCGTCGTGGATTACAAGGCCGCGATGGATACCCTCATCGCCCAGGCCTCCGCGGGTGAGAAGGCATCCGTCGTCCCGGTGTCCCTGGCCTCGGGCGGCGTGATCCTCACGGGCTTCGGCGCCTACACGCCGATGCTGTCCTCCGAGCTCAAGCTGGGCCTGTCCGACATGGTCGGCCAGATCGAGACGGGCGGCATGGTCATCTCCACACCCTTCGACGTGTGA
- a CDS encoding mannose-1-phosphate guanylyltransferase: MSDLHVIIPAGGAGTRLWPLSRRRRPKFLLDLAGTGRTLLQGTVDRLEESASSVTIVTGQAHRDGVLAQLPEFASSDNRTLLIEPSGRDSMAAIGLAAYVVRERFGDDAIVGSFAADHLIARPELLRIAVETAIGAAREGYVVTIGLTPTEASTAYGYIAPGPALSDEAGEADAECGARRVAEFVEKPDADTAARYVAAGYLWNAGMFIVSAGVLAAHLARLLPDMHARLETVARAWGTPEFDEVLADNWPHLTKIAIDHAIAEPVATDGGVAVVPADAELGWTDLGDFEALTGIVAEAGNLGEALRVESEGAAVFCSLTQDGEGPLVALVGVPDVAVALTPDAILVTRRDRAQSVKAVVDQLADRGRSDLL, from the coding sequence ATGAGTGACCTCCACGTGATCATCCCCGCCGGCGGTGCTGGCACCCGCCTGTGGCCGCTGTCGCGCCGCCGCCGCCCCAAGTTCCTCCTCGACCTGGCGGGCACGGGCCGTACCCTCCTGCAGGGCACGGTGGACCGCCTGGAGGAGTCGGCCTCGTCGGTGACCATCGTGACCGGCCAGGCGCACCGCGACGGCGTGCTCGCCCAGCTGCCTGAGTTCGCCTCGTCGGATAATCGCACGCTTCTCATCGAGCCGTCGGGCCGCGATTCAATGGCCGCGATCGGCCTGGCCGCATACGTCGTGCGCGAGCGCTTCGGGGATGACGCGATCGTCGGGTCCTTCGCGGCCGACCACCTGATCGCCCGCCCCGAGCTGCTGCGCATCGCCGTCGAGACGGCGATCGGCGCCGCCCGCGAGGGCTACGTCGTGACGATCGGCCTGACACCCACGGAGGCGTCGACCGCCTACGGGTACATCGCACCCGGTCCGGCCCTCTCTGACGAGGCCGGGGAAGCCGACGCTGAGTGCGGCGCTCGCCGGGTCGCCGAGTTCGTGGAGAAGCCGGATGCCGACACGGCTGCCCGCTACGTGGCGGCGGGCTACCTGTGGAACGCGGGTATGTTCATCGTGTCGGCGGGCGTGCTTGCCGCCCATCTGGCCCGCCTGCTGCCCGACATGCACGCACGCCTGGAGACCGTCGCGCGCGCGTGGGGCACCCCCGAGTTCGATGAGGTGCTGGCGGATAACTGGCCGCACCTGACGAAGATCGCCATCGACCACGCGATCGCCGAGCCGGTGGCCACCGACGGGGGAGTGGCGGTCGTGCCCGCAGACGCCGAGCTGGGTTGGACGGATCTCGGCGACTTCGAGGCCCTCACCGGCATTGTCGCGGAGGCGGGCAACCTGGGCGAGGCGCTGCGCGTCGAATCCGAAGGGGCGGCGGTCTTCTGTTCCCTCACGCAGGATGGCGAGGGGCCCCTCGTCGCGCTCGTCGGCGTGCCCGATGTGGCCGTCGCTCTGACCCCCGACGCGATCCTCGTGACGCGCCGCGACCGCGCGCAGTCCGTGAAGGCCGTCGTCGACCAGCTCGCTGACCGGGGCCGCTCCGACCTGCTCTGA
- a CDS encoding 50S ribosomal protein L25/general stress protein Ctc, whose protein sequence is MSDNPILLAEERSEFGKGAARRARRAGKVPTVLYGHGAEPRHLDVPGHDLFLIVRGTKNALVELKIEGKTQLALVKDVQVHPVRRDILHADFLAVKAGEKVDVEVPVVVVGESAPGTVHSVEEFTILVKAPATSIPESLEVSIEGVEAGSAVHVSDLKLPAGVEVELDPETVIVAVQEAAPEEAEEATEEAAAEGDAEGDAE, encoded by the coding sequence ATGAGCGACAACCCCATCCTGCTTGCCGAAGAGCGTTCCGAGTTTGGTAAGGGTGCTGCCCGCCGCGCCCGCCGCGCTGGCAAGGTCCCCACGGTCCTCTACGGCCACGGCGCCGAGCCCCGTCACCTGGACGTTCCCGGCCACGACCTCTTCCTCATCGTTCGCGGCACCAAGAACGCGCTCGTTGAGCTGAAGATCGAGGGCAAGACCCAGCTGGCCCTCGTCAAGGACGTTCAGGTTCACCCCGTGCGCCGCGACATCCTGCACGCCGACTTCCTGGCCGTCAAGGCCGGCGAGAAGGTCGACGTTGAGGTCCCCGTCGTCGTCGTTGGCGAGTCCGCCCCCGGCACCGTCCACTCCGTCGAGGAGTTCACCATCCTGGTGAAGGCCCCCGCCACCTCCATCCCCGAGAGCCTCGAGGTTTCCATTGAGGGCGTCGAGGCCGGCTCCGCCGTGCACGTCTCCGACCTGAAGCTGCCCGCCGGCGTTGAGGTCGAGCTCGATCCCGAGACGGTCATCGTCGCCGTTCAGGAAGCCGCCCCTGAAGAGGCTGAGGAAGCCACCGAAGAGGCCGCCGCAGAGGGCGACGCAGAGGGCGACGCCGAGTGA
- a CDS encoding ribose-phosphate diphosphokinase, giving the protein MSGLVTTGEKNLVLVSGRAHMDLAHAVGEEIGCGVSPVTAYDFASGEIYVRFNESVRGADVFVLQSIEGDINKWIMEQLIMIDAAKRASAKRITVVAPFYPYSRQDKKHQGREPISARLMADLYRAAGADRIMSVDLHASQEQGFFDGPVDHLFAMPVLVDYVRGRVDLTNTAIVSPDAGRIRVAEKWSKKLGGAPLAFVHKTRDTTRPNVAVANRVVGEVAGKECVLVDDMIDTAGTITEAINVLNNAGAKKVIVVATHGILSDPAAKRLSESGAAEVVVTDTLPIPAEKRFEQLTVLSIAPLLARAIQEVFEDGSVTSLFN; this is encoded by the coding sequence ATGAGCGGACTGGTGACCACCGGAGAGAAGAACCTCGTCCTCGTTTCTGGACGAGCTCACATGGACCTGGCTCACGCCGTGGGCGAGGAAATCGGATGTGGGGTCTCGCCGGTGACGGCCTACGACTTCGCCTCCGGCGAGATTTACGTGCGCTTCAACGAGTCCGTTCGCGGCGCCGACGTGTTCGTCCTGCAGTCCATCGAGGGCGACATCAACAAGTGGATCATGGAGCAGCTCATCATGATTGACGCTGCCAAGCGCGCTTCCGCTAAGCGCATCACCGTGGTTGCTCCCTTCTACCCGTACTCGCGCCAGGACAAGAAGCACCAGGGGCGCGAGCCCATCTCCGCGCGCCTCATGGCTGACCTGTACCGGGCAGCCGGTGCCGACCGCATCATGAGCGTCGACCTGCACGCCTCGCAGGAACAGGGCTTCTTCGACGGCCCGGTCGACCACCTCTTCGCCATGCCGGTCCTCGTGGACTACGTGCGCGGTCGCGTCGACCTGACCAACACCGCCATCGTCTCTCCCGACGCCGGCCGCATTCGCGTCGCCGAGAAGTGGTCGAAGAAGCTGGGCGGCGCGCCCCTGGCCTTCGTCCACAAGACCCGCGACACCACCCGCCCCAACGTCGCCGTCGCAAACCGCGTCGTCGGCGAGGTCGCAGGCAAGGAGTGCGTCCTGGTGGACGACATGATCGACACGGCCGGCACGATCACCGAGGCGATCAACGTCCTCAACAATGCCGGTGCCAAGAAGGTCATCGTCGTGGCCACCCACGGCATCCTCTCCGACCCCGCCGCGAAGCGTCTCTCCGAGTCCGGCGCCGCCGAGGTTGTCGTCACCGACACGCTGCCGATCCCCGCTGAGAAGCGCTTCGAGCAGCTCACCGTCCTCTCCATCGCGCCGCTCCTGGCTCGCGCGATCCAAGAGGTCTTCGAAGACGGTTCGGTCACATCGCTCTTTAACTGA
- a CDS encoding bifunctional UDP-N-acetylglucosamine diphosphorylase/glucosamine-1-phosphate N-acetyltransferase GlmU, with amino-acid sequence MSRPAAVIVLAAGQGTRMKSALPKVVHPLSGLSMIGHALRAAHGLDPEHLVAVVRHQRDVVAAEIERVLPSAIIADQDGIPGTGRAVQCGLEALDKAVEPVSGTIVVTYGDVPLLSTDTLADLVATHEGAGHAVTVLTSRVEDPTGYGRIIRDASGTVTAIVEQRDATPEQVAIKEINAGIYAFDADFLRTSLASLGTDNDQGEVYLTDVLAAAAPAGRTAGALELTDRWQSAGANDRVQLAELGAEMNRRICEAHMRAGVTIVDPASTWIDVDVTVGADTTIYPGTCLRGTTTIGTSCEIGPNATLIDAEIGDRSVVPTAWIGQGCVAADTMVTPYSTIGTLIAAPRA; translated from the coding sequence ATGTCTCGCCCCGCCGCCGTCATCGTCCTGGCCGCAGGTCAGGGAACGCGCATGAAATCTGCCCTCCCGAAGGTCGTTCACCCCCTGTCTGGCCTGTCCATGATCGGACACGCCCTGCGCGCCGCCCACGGCCTCGACCCCGAGCATCTGGTCGCCGTTGTGCGTCATCAGCGCGACGTCGTCGCCGCCGAGATTGAACGCGTGCTGCCCAGCGCCATCATCGCCGACCAGGACGGGATTCCCGGCACCGGCCGCGCCGTCCAGTGCGGCCTCGAGGCCCTCGATAAGGCCGTCGAGCCCGTCTCCGGCACCATCGTCGTCACCTACGGCGACGTCCCCCTCCTGTCTACGGACACCCTGGCCGATCTGGTCGCCACCCACGAGGGCGCGGGCCACGCGGTCACCGTCCTGACCTCGCGGGTCGAGGATCCCACCGGCTACGGACGCATCATCCGCGACGCCTCGGGCACGGTCACCGCGATCGTCGAGCAGCGCGACGCCACCCCCGAGCAGGTCGCGATTAAAGAAATCAACGCGGGCATCTACGCCTTCGACGCGGACTTCCTGCGCACCTCCCTGGCTTCCCTGGGCACCGACAATGATCAGGGCGAGGTCTACCTGACCGACGTCCTCGCGGCAGCGGCCCCCGCCGGGCGCACCGCAGGTGCCCTTGAGCTCACCGACCGCTGGCAGAGCGCGGGCGCGAACGACCGCGTCCAGCTGGCCGAACTCGGCGCCGAGATGAACCGCCGAATCTGCGAGGCCCACATGCGTGCCGGAGTGACGATCGTCGACCCGGCCTCCACCTGGATCGACGTTGATGTGACGGTTGGTGCCGACACCACCATCTACCCCGGCACCTGTCTGCGGGGGACAACCACCATTGGGACCAGCTGTGAAATCGGTCCTAACGCCACGCTGATTGATGCGGAAATTGGGGACCGCAGTGTGGTTCCCACCGCGTGGATCGGTCAGGGCTGCGTCGCAGCCGATACGATGGTCACGCCATACAGCACCATCGGCACATTGATCGCGGCGCCTCGCGCCTGA
- a CDS encoding TetR/AcrR family transcriptional regulator, with translation MAEKRTRMSGFARREQLVAVGRSLFAEKGFGATSVEEIAARAKVSKPVVYEHFGGKEGLYAVVVDREVQALISSLQSSLESSERPRLILENATLGLLDYIERNTDGFRVLVRDAPSDRTAGSFSSVMGDVATRVEHIIAEQFKRSDFDTTWSPLYAQMLVGLIAQVGQWWLDDRRMKKDEVAAHVVNLIWNGQRGLRPHPTLRVRSGEGR, from the coding sequence ATGGCTGAGAAGAGGACACGAATGAGCGGCTTCGCGCGCCGCGAGCAGCTGGTGGCCGTGGGGCGTTCCCTGTTCGCCGAAAAGGGCTTCGGCGCGACCAGCGTCGAGGAGATCGCCGCCCGGGCGAAGGTCTCCAAGCCCGTGGTCTACGAGCACTTCGGGGGCAAGGAAGGCCTGTACGCGGTCGTCGTCGACCGCGAGGTGCAGGCCCTCATCTCTTCCCTGCAATCGTCCCTGGAGTCCTCCGAGCGCCCACGCCTCATCCTGGAGAACGCGACCCTGGGCCTGCTCGACTACATCGAGCGCAACACGGACGGCTTCCGCGTGCTCGTGCGCGACGCCCCCTCGGATCGCACGGCGGGCTCGTTCTCCTCGGTCATGGGCGACGTGGCGACCAGAGTCGAGCACATCATCGCCGAGCAGTTCAAGCGCTCGGACTTCGACACCACCTGGTCCCCCCTGTACGCGCAGATGCTCGTGGGCCTCATCGCGCAGGTCGGCCAGTGGTGGCTGGACGACCGCCGCATGAAGAAGGACGAGGTCGCAGCCCACGTCGTCAACCTCATCTGGAACGGCCAGCGCGGCCTGCGCCCCCACCCCACGCTGCGGGTGCGTTCGGGCGAGGGACGCTAG
- a CDS encoding DUF1540 domain-containing protein has protein sequence MADMPRILDCSVTDCSYNKEKSCGAAAITVGYSTSCTTFIPLTVKGGLAKSETFVGACQKADCVHNSALECTAAAISVGAGTADCLSFEAR, from the coding sequence ATGGCAGATATGCCCCGCATCCTCGACTGCTCCGTCACCGACTGCTCCTACAACAAGGAGAAGAGCTGCGGAGCCGCCGCTATCACCGTCGGCTACTCGACCTCCTGCACGACCTTCATCCCGCTGACCGTCAAGGGCGGCCTCGCCAAGTCCGAGACTTTCGTCGGCGCCTGCCAGAAGGCAGACTGCGTCCACAACTCCGCACTCGAGTGCACCGCCGCCGCCATCTCGGTCGGTGCGGGCACCGCTGACTGCCTCTCCTTCGAGGCGCGCTGA
- a CDS encoding TNT antitoxin family protein — MLNALGRFFKRGTSGEEKDPMAFLDEYAAVMNRHTGLEVYNGFKRGHTGLSIDAGFGSGMLLWLEDGQYCFDEEERGKVVKGGIIASASVELTQKVMVNYTVSILRHSLGLPVLGVPTKVEELPEGWSLHKEAAARYDRLDGPHGERLDFEAGAPSYCVALAWLYDVSPSELLNAYMLPDGGPLLRQWLGYPYLR, encoded by the coding sequence GTGTTGAACGCGTTGGGACGGTTCTTTAAGAGAGGGACATCCGGGGAAGAGAAAGATCCGATGGCCTTCCTGGACGAGTATGCGGCGGTCATGAACCGGCACACCGGGCTTGAGGTGTACAACGGCTTCAAGCGGGGACACACCGGCCTGTCGATCGATGCGGGGTTCGGATCGGGAATGCTCCTGTGGTTGGAGGATGGGCAATACTGCTTCGATGAGGAAGAGCGTGGAAAGGTCGTAAAGGGTGGCATTATCGCCTCGGCGTCGGTCGAGTTGACGCAGAAGGTGATGGTAAACTACACGGTCTCGATCTTGCGGCATAGTTTGGGGCTCCCGGTGTTGGGTGTTCCGACAAAAGTTGAGGAGCTCCCGGAGGGGTGGTCTTTGCATAAGGAGGCGGCTGCTCGTTACGACCGACTGGATGGTCCTCATGGCGAGCGTCTCGATTTCGAGGCAGGGGCTCCGTCTTACTGTGTGGCCCTTGCCTGGCTCTACGACGTGTCTCCCTCCGAGCTGCTCAATGCGTACATGCTGCCCGACGGCGGGCCTCTGCTTCGTCAGTGGTTGGGGTATCCCTACCTGAGATGA